Proteins from one Mesorhizobium sp. M9A.F.Ca.ET.002.03.1.2 genomic window:
- a CDS encoding peptidylprolyl isomerase, with protein sequence MLSMRKYLFSAGFALLVAATSTLITMTTPPAFASQIKYVVNNVPITTGDIQHRAAFLRLQRRKGDAANEMIEQTLRLAEAKRLGIRISDAQVDAAYQRFATTNKMQLKQLDGVMAQSGVGKEHFKEFIRTQMAWNQALTARHRSESGGGAMSEQDAVRRMLDKGGAKPTAMEYMLQQVIFVVPAAERSATLAKRKREADAMRARFNGCSTSRQFAKGLIDVTVRDLGRVLAPQLPPEWADQIKATKVGGATPTRQTDRGVEFIGICSSREVSDDKAAQMVFQSEGSTGKDADDLSKKYVEELRKKARIVER encoded by the coding sequence ATGCTTTCGATGAGGAAATACCTCTTTTCGGCAGGGTTCGCGCTGCTGGTGGCGGCGACCTCGACCTTGATCACCATGACGACGCCGCCGGCTTTCGCCAGCCAGATCAAATACGTCGTCAACAACGTGCCGATCACCACCGGTGACATCCAGCATCGTGCAGCTTTCCTGCGCCTGCAGCGCAGGAAAGGCGACGCCGCAAACGAAATGATCGAGCAGACGCTGCGCCTCGCCGAAGCCAAGCGTCTCGGCATCCGCATCAGCGACGCCCAGGTCGACGCTGCCTATCAGCGTTTTGCCACGACCAACAAGATGCAGCTCAAGCAACTCGATGGCGTCATGGCGCAGTCCGGCGTCGGCAAGGAGCATTTCAAGGAGTTCATCCGCACTCAGATGGCCTGGAACCAGGCGCTGACCGCGCGCCATCGCTCCGAGAGCGGCGGCGGCGCCATGAGCGAGCAGGACGCGGTCAGGCGCATGCTCGACAAGGGCGGCGCCAAGCCGACCGCTATGGAGTACATGCTGCAGCAGGTCATCTTCGTCGTTCCCGCGGCCGAGCGCAGCGCAACGCTGGCCAAGCGCAAGCGCGAGGCCGACGCCATGCGCGCCCGCTTCAACGGCTGCAGCACCTCGCGTCAATTTGCCAAGGGCCTGATCGACGTCACCGTTCGCGATCTCGGCCGGGTGCTGGCGCCGCAATTGCCGCCGGAATGGGCCGACCAGATCAAGGCCACCAAGGTCGGCGGCGCCACCCCCACACGCCAGACGGACCGCGGCGTCGAGTTCATCGGCATCTGCTCGTCGCGCGAAGTGTCCGACGACAAGGCCGCCCAGATGGTGTTCCAAAGCGAAGGCTCGACCGGCAAGGATGCCGACGATCTCTCCAAGAAGTATGTCGAGGAGTTGCGGAAGAAAGCCCGCATCGTCGAGCGCTGA